Proteins encoded in a region of the Streptomyces akebiae genome:
- a CDS encoding AMP-binding protein, whose amino-acid sequence MNSRVSAHVDTFARDRLPPPDQWPELSFDLPELRYPDRLNAAAELLDGGEPGRPVFRTPAGETWTYGELRVRVDRIAHTLTSTLGVVPGNRVLLRGPSTPLLAACWLAVLKAGAVAVTVLAQQRPQELATICELARVSFALCDVRHVDDLVQADVPGLRIATFGGDGPDDLLGLPSANGARGPYEAVDTAADDVALIAFTSGTTGRPKGCVHFHRDLLAIADTFSSHVLRPRADDVFTGSPPLGFTFGLGGLVVFPMRVGASALLLEQAGPKQLLPAIAEHGVSVLFTAPTAYRAMLGELSGRYDISSLRRCVSAGENLPEATWRSWHERTGLRIINGIGATELLHIFISAADDAVRPGTTGVPVPGWRARVQDTEGKPVPDGQRGLLAVRGPVGCRYLADERQREYVRDGWNVTGDTYVREPDGYFRYVARADDMIISAGYNIAGPEVEEALMRHPDVVETAVVGRPDEARGQVVVAHVVVAAGARRDGEALRAFLKSELAPYKCPREFVFLDALPRTATGKLQRFRLRTLGDQQ is encoded by the coding sequence ATGAACTCCAGGGTCAGCGCCCATGTCGACACCTTCGCCCGGGACCGTCTCCCGCCGCCGGACCAGTGGCCCGAGCTGTCGTTCGACCTCCCCGAGCTGCGCTATCCGGACCGGCTGAACGCCGCCGCCGAGCTGCTCGACGGCGGTGAGCCCGGGCGGCCCGTGTTCCGCACGCCGGCCGGGGAGACCTGGACCTACGGCGAACTCCGGGTCCGTGTCGACCGGATCGCGCACACCCTCACGTCCACCCTCGGGGTGGTCCCCGGCAACCGGGTCCTGCTGCGCGGGCCCAGCACGCCCCTGCTGGCCGCGTGCTGGCTGGCGGTGCTCAAGGCGGGCGCGGTCGCGGTGACGGTGCTGGCGCAGCAGCGCCCGCAGGAGCTGGCGACCATCTGCGAACTGGCGCGGGTGTCCTTCGCGCTGTGCGATGTGCGGCATGTGGACGACCTCGTGCAGGCGGACGTCCCGGGGCTGAGGATCGCCACCTTCGGCGGGGACGGGCCCGACGACCTGCTCGGGCTGCCGTCGGCGAACGGGGCGCGCGGCCCGTACGAGGCGGTGGACACGGCGGCCGACGACGTGGCGCTGATCGCGTTCACGTCCGGGACGACCGGGCGCCCCAAGGGGTGTGTCCACTTCCACCGGGATCTGCTGGCGATCGCGGACACCTTCTCCAGCCATGTGCTGCGGCCCCGGGCGGACGACGTGTTCACGGGTTCTCCCCCGCTCGGCTTCACGTTCGGCCTCGGCGGTCTCGTCGTCTTCCCAATGCGGGTCGGCGCCAGCGCGCTGCTGCTCGAACAGGCGGGCCCCAAGCAGCTGCTGCCGGCGATCGCCGAGCACGGGGTGTCGGTGCTGTTCACCGCGCCGACCGCCTACCGCGCGATGCTCGGCGAACTGTCCGGCCGGTACGACATCTCGTCACTCAGGCGGTGTGTGTCGGCGGGCGAGAACCTGCCGGAGGCCACCTGGCGGTCCTGGCACGAGCGGACCGGGCTGCGGATCATCAACGGCATCGGCGCGACCGAGCTGCTGCACATCTTCATCTCGGCGGCCGACGACGCCGTACGGCCGGGGACGACGGGCGTGCCCGTGCCGGGATGGCGGGCGCGGGTGCAGGACACGGAGGGGAAGCCGGTGCCCGACGGGCAGCGGGGGCTGCTCGCGGTGCGTGGGCCGGTCGGGTGCCGATATCTGGCGGACGAGCGGCAGCGGGAGTACGTTCGCGACGGCTGGAACGTCACGGGCGACACGTACGTCCGTGAGCCGGACGGGTACTTCCGCTATGTCGCCCGCGCCGACGACATGATCATCTCGGCCGGGTACAACATCGCGGGCCCCGAGGTCGAGGAGGCGCTGATGCGCCATCCGGACGTGGTGGAGACGGCGGTGGTGGGACGGCCGGACGAGGCGCGCGGCCAGGTCGTCGTCGCCCATGTGGTCGTCGCGGCGGGTGCGCGCCGGGACGGCGAGGCGCTGCGCGCCTTCCTCAAGTCGGAGCTGGCGCCGTACAAATGTCCGCGCGAGTTCGTGTTCCTGGACGCGCTGCCGCGCACGGCGACCGGCAAACTCCAGCGGTTCCGTCTGCGCACCCTAGGTGACCAGCAGTGA